A genome region from Camelina sativa cultivar DH55 chromosome 10, Cs, whole genome shotgun sequence includes the following:
- the LOC104716618 gene encoding DDB1- and CUL4-associated factor 8-like isoform X3, with protein sequence MSESAKRVRSKINGVHHPVVDFWRREVGGISSRNFSNRFSASENLVLRLEIYKKLEKHKGCVNTVSFNAEGDVLISGSDDWRVILWDWQLGNVKLSFHSGHANNVFQAKFMPFSDDRTIVTCAADGMVRRANILEGGKVKTSFLGLHQGRAHKLCIEPGNPHVFYTCGEDGLVQRFDLRTEAPTELLTCQSVDPKRRNMEAIQLNTIAIDPRNSNLFVVGGMNEYARLYDIRRIQRGGLNGSTHPADHFCPPHLVGNEDVGITGLAFSEQSELLVSYNDEFIYLFAPDMGLGSNPIPASSKSSVSKSESASSPKDENEQSVPMVYKGHKNSETVKGVTFFGPRSEYVVSGSDCGRIFTWRKKTGELIRVMEGDRDVVNCIEPHPHIPVLASSGIESDIKVWTSKAAERAILPENIELVSNTPRGWMYRVSTRRELLAQLFAMQSRRSRSSPEREGEPSRGRARLNLIRTFNYESSDENATDDGDGNSHEDFFS encoded by the exons ATGAGTGAGAGTGCGAAGAGGGTCCGATCAAAAATTAACGGAGTACATCACCCTGTTGTTGATTTCTGGCGACGAGAGGTCGGTGGTATCTCTTCCCGTAATTTCTCCAATCGCTTCTCCGCCTCTGAG AATTTGGTTTTGCGTCTTGAGATATACAAGAAGCTAGAGAAGCACAAAGGTTGTGTGAACACCGTTAGCTTCAATGCTGAAGGAGATGTTCTGATTTCGGGTTCTGATGATTGGCGTGTCATTCTTTGGGATTGGCAACTTGGGAACGTTAAGCTTTCCTTCCATTCAGGACACGCTAATAACGTATTTCAAGCAAAGTTTATGCCTTTCTCTGATGATCGAACCATTGTCACCTGTGCTGCTGATGGAATG GTTCGGCGTGCTAACATTCTTGAGGGTGGGAAAGTGAAGACGTCTTTCTTAGGTTTGCATCAAGGAAGAGCTCATAAGCTATGTATTGAGCCAGGAAACCCTCATGTATTCTACACATGCGGTGAAGATGGATTAGTACAACGT TTTGATCTGAGGACTGAAGCCCCTACAGAACTTCTCACTTGCCAGTCAGTTGATCCTAAGAGGAGGAACATGGAAGCCATCCAGCTAAACACAATTGCGATTGACCCGAGAAATTCTAACCTCTTTGTTGTTGGGGGAATGAACGAGTACGCTCGTCTTTATGATATCCGTAGAATTCAGCGTGGCGGTTTAAACGGTTCAACCCATCCTGCTGATCACTTTTGCCCTCCACATCTTGTTGGCAACGAAGATGTTGGAATAACAGGTTTGGCTTTCTCAGAGCAAAGCGAGCTTCTTGTTTCATACAATGATGAGTTCATATATCTTTTCGCACCCGATATGGGATTAGGGTCTAACCCTATCCCAGCCTCCTCCAAGAGTAGTgtatcaaaatcagaatcaGCTTCTTCCCCAAAAGACGAGAACGAACAGTCAGTTCCTATGGTTTATAAGGGGCACAAGAACTCTGAGACGGTTAAGGGTGTGACTTTTTTTGGACCTCGGTCTGAATATGTGGTTAGTGGGTCAGACTGTGGGCGGATATTTACTTGGAGGAAAAAAACTGGGGAGCTAATCCGTGTTATGGAAGGAGATAGGGATGTAGTTAACTGTATTGAGCCTCATCCTCATATTCCTGTTCTTGCCAGTAGTGGAATTGAGAGTGACATCAAGGTGTGGACGTCAAAGGCAGCTGAAAGAGCTATATTACCTGAAAACATCGAACTGGTAT CAAACACGCCTAGGGGATGGATGTACCGTGTATCTACACGGCGGGAACTATTGGCACAACTCTTCGCGATGCAAAGCCGAAGAAGCAGGAGTAGTccagagagagaaggagaaccATCCCGTGGAAGAGCACGTCTTAATCTTATCCGCACCTTCAATTATGAGAGCAGCGATGAGAATGCAACTGATGATGGCGATGGTAATAGCCATGAGGACTTCTTCTCTTAA
- the LOC104716618 gene encoding DDB1- and CUL4-associated factor 8-like isoform X2, translating to MSESAKRVRSKINGVHHPVVDFWRREVGGISSRNFSNRFSASENLVLRLEIYKKLEKHKGCVNTVSFNAEGDVLISGSDDWRVILWDWQLGNVKLSFHSGHANNVFQAKFMPFSDDRTIVTCAADGMVRRANILEGGKVKTSFLGLHQGRAHKLCIEPGNPHVFYTCGEDGLVQRFDLRTEAPTELLTCQSVDPKRRNMEAIQLNTIAIDPRNSNLFVVGGMNEYARLYDIRRIQRGGLNGSTHPADHFCPPHLVGNEDVGITGLAFSEQSELLVSYNDEFIYLFAPDMGLGSNPIPASSKSSVSKSESASSPKDENEQSVPMVYKGHKNSETVKGVTFFGPRSEYVVSGSDCGRIFTWRKKTGELIRVMEGDRDVVNCIEPHPHIPVLASSGIESDIKVWTSKAAERAILPENIELPKQTRLGDGCTVYLHGGNYWHNSSRCKAEEAGVVQREKENHPVEEHVLILSAPSIMRAAMRMQLMMAMVIAMRTSSLKNYFGNEFVNICFSPFRNQTNALFFFFWVLHC from the exons ATGAGTGAGAGTGCGAAGAGGGTCCGATCAAAAATTAACGGAGTACATCACCCTGTTGTTGATTTCTGGCGACGAGAGGTCGGTGGTATCTCTTCCCGTAATTTCTCCAATCGCTTCTCCGCCTCTGAG AATTTGGTTTTGCGTCTTGAGATATACAAGAAGCTAGAGAAGCACAAAGGTTGTGTGAACACCGTTAGCTTCAATGCTGAAGGAGATGTTCTGATTTCGGGTTCTGATGATTGGCGTGTCATTCTTTGGGATTGGCAACTTGGGAACGTTAAGCTTTCCTTCCATTCAGGACACGCTAATAACGTATTTCAAGCAAAGTTTATGCCTTTCTCTGATGATCGAACCATTGTCACCTGTGCTGCTGATGGAATG GTTCGGCGTGCTAACATTCTTGAGGGTGGGAAAGTGAAGACGTCTTTCTTAGGTTTGCATCAAGGAAGAGCTCATAAGCTATGTATTGAGCCAGGAAACCCTCATGTATTCTACACATGCGGTGAAGATGGATTAGTACAACGT TTTGATCTGAGGACTGAAGCCCCTACAGAACTTCTCACTTGCCAGTCAGTTGATCCTAAGAGGAGGAACATGGAAGCCATCCAGCTAAACACAATTGCGATTGACCCGAGAAATTCTAACCTCTTTGTTGTTGGGGGAATGAACGAGTACGCTCGTCTTTATGATATCCGTAGAATTCAGCGTGGCGGTTTAAACGGTTCAACCCATCCTGCTGATCACTTTTGCCCTCCACATCTTGTTGGCAACGAAGATGTTGGAATAACAGGTTTGGCTTTCTCAGAGCAAAGCGAGCTTCTTGTTTCATACAATGATGAGTTCATATATCTTTTCGCACCCGATATGGGATTAGGGTCTAACCCTATCCCAGCCTCCTCCAAGAGTAGTgtatcaaaatcagaatcaGCTTCTTCCCCAAAAGACGAGAACGAACAGTCAGTTCCTATGGTTTATAAGGGGCACAAGAACTCTGAGACGGTTAAGGGTGTGACTTTTTTTGGACCTCGGTCTGAATATGTGGTTAGTGGGTCAGACTGTGGGCGGATATTTACTTGGAGGAAAAAAACTGGGGAGCTAATCCGTGTTATGGAAGGAGATAGGGATGTAGTTAACTGTATTGAGCCTCATCCTCATATTCCTGTTCTTGCCAGTAGTGGAATTGAGAGTGACATCAAGGTGTGGACGTCAAAGGCAGCTGAAAGAGCTATATTACCTGAAAACATCGAACTG CCCAAGCAAACACGCCTAGGGGATGGATGTACCGTGTATCTACACGGCGGGAACTATTGGCACAACTCTTCGCGATGCAAAGCCGAAGAAGCAGGAGTAGTccagagagagaaggagaaccATCCCGTGGAAGAGCACGTCTTAATCTTATCCGCACCTTCAATTATGAGAGCAGCGATGAGAATGCAACTGATGATGGCGATGGTAATAGCCATGAGGACTTCTTCTCTTAAAAACTACTTTGGAAAtgaatttgtaaatatatgtttcAGTCCCtttagaaaccaaacaaatgcactctttttttttttttgggttcttcaTTGTTAA
- the LOC104716618 gene encoding DDB1- and CUL4-associated factor 8-like isoform X1: MSESAKRVRSKINGVHHPVVDFWRREVGGISSRNFSNRFSASENLVLRLEIYKKLEKHKGCVNTVSFNAEGDVLISGSDDWRVILWDWQLGNVKLSFHSGHANNVFQAKFMPFSDDRTIVTCAADGMVRRANILEGGKVKTSFLGLHQGRAHKLCIEPGNPHVFYTCGEDGLVQRFDLRTEAPTELLTCQSVDPKRRNMEAIQLNTIAIDPRNSNLFVVGGMNEYARLYDIRRIQRGGLNGSTHPADHFCPPHLVGNEDVGITGLAFSEQSELLVSYNDEFIYLFAPDMGLGSNPIPASSKSSVSKSESASSPKDENEQSVPMVYKGHKNSETVKGVTFFGPRSEYVVSGSDCGRIFTWRKKTGELIRVMEGDRDVVNCIEPHPHIPVLASSGIESDIKVWTSKAAERAILPENIELLPSRFRFGIHRLISFLSSPEYEDNLFGYGMDIIIDENEGEDESIDDAEDEDDDDDDDSDYSSGLDDNDSDDDMDSDDDDMDSDDECFNEIDNNGGSETNVVDSVSGSHQDDDDDDDV, translated from the exons ATGAGTGAGAGTGCGAAGAGGGTCCGATCAAAAATTAACGGAGTACATCACCCTGTTGTTGATTTCTGGCGACGAGAGGTCGGTGGTATCTCTTCCCGTAATTTCTCCAATCGCTTCTCCGCCTCTGAG AATTTGGTTTTGCGTCTTGAGATATACAAGAAGCTAGAGAAGCACAAAGGTTGTGTGAACACCGTTAGCTTCAATGCTGAAGGAGATGTTCTGATTTCGGGTTCTGATGATTGGCGTGTCATTCTTTGGGATTGGCAACTTGGGAACGTTAAGCTTTCCTTCCATTCAGGACACGCTAATAACGTATTTCAAGCAAAGTTTATGCCTTTCTCTGATGATCGAACCATTGTCACCTGTGCTGCTGATGGAATG GTTCGGCGTGCTAACATTCTTGAGGGTGGGAAAGTGAAGACGTCTTTCTTAGGTTTGCATCAAGGAAGAGCTCATAAGCTATGTATTGAGCCAGGAAACCCTCATGTATTCTACACATGCGGTGAAGATGGATTAGTACAACGT TTTGATCTGAGGACTGAAGCCCCTACAGAACTTCTCACTTGCCAGTCAGTTGATCCTAAGAGGAGGAACATGGAAGCCATCCAGCTAAACACAATTGCGATTGACCCGAGAAATTCTAACCTCTTTGTTGTTGGGGGAATGAACGAGTACGCTCGTCTTTATGATATCCGTAGAATTCAGCGTGGCGGTTTAAACGGTTCAACCCATCCTGCTGATCACTTTTGCCCTCCACATCTTGTTGGCAACGAAGATGTTGGAATAACAGGTTTGGCTTTCTCAGAGCAAAGCGAGCTTCTTGTTTCATACAATGATGAGTTCATATATCTTTTCGCACCCGATATGGGATTAGGGTCTAACCCTATCCCAGCCTCCTCCAAGAGTAGTgtatcaaaatcagaatcaGCTTCTTCCCCAAAAGACGAGAACGAACAGTCAGTTCCTATGGTTTATAAGGGGCACAAGAACTCTGAGACGGTTAAGGGTGTGACTTTTTTTGGACCTCGGTCTGAATATGTGGTTAGTGGGTCAGACTGTGGGCGGATATTTACTTGGAGGAAAAAAACTGGGGAGCTAATCCGTGTTATGGAAGGAGATAGGGATGTAGTTAACTGTATTGAGCCTCATCCTCATATTCCTGTTCTTGCCAGTAGTGGAATTGAGAGTGACATCAAGGTGTGGACGTCAAAGGCAGCTGAAAGAGCTATATTACCTGAAAACATCGAACTG TTACCGAGTCGCTTTCGCTTTGGCATTCATCGGTTAATATCCTTTCTTAGCTCCCCTGAATATGAAGACAATTTATTTGGTTATGGAATGGATATTATTATTGATGAGAACGAGGGGGAAGATGAATCTATTGATGATGctgaggatgaggatgatgatgatgatgatgattcagattATAGTAGTGGACTTGATGAtaatgattctgatgatgacatggatagtgatgatgatgatatggatagtgatgatgaatgttttaatgaaattgATAACAATGGTGGTAGTGAGACAAATGTTGTTGATAGTGTTAGTGGCAGTcatcaagatgatgatgatgatgatgatgtttga
- the LOC104716619 gene encoding pentatricopeptide repeat-containing protein At4g35130, chloroplastic-like, translated as MAATLLSRCNRIYTYEACKCVSSENHQTTGKQNGNRNLEFDSRLSKPTRMVLRKRFQQLNDPALTRALRGFADSGLMDDALQLFDGMNKADAFVWNVMIRGYTSFGFYTKAVQFYCRMVFAGIKADSFTYPFVIKSVAGILSAEDGKKIHAMVIKLGFVSDVYVCNSLISMYMKLGCAWDAEKVFNEMPERDIVSWNSLISGYLALDDGVRSLMLFKEMLICGFKPDRFSIMSALGACCSYVYSPKMGKEIHCHALRSRIETGDVMVLTSVLDMYSKYGEVSCAERIFNGMSQRNIVAWNVMVGCYARNGRVIDAFLCFQKMSEQNGLQPDVITLINLLPACGILEGRTIHGYAIRRGFLPHLVLETALIDMYGEYGQLKSAEVIFDRMAEKNFVSWNSIIAAYVENGKNYSALELFQELWDSSLVLDSTTIASILPAYAECLSLSEGRQIHAYIVKSRYVSNTIILNSLIHMYAMCGDLDDARKCFNHVLVKDVVSWNSIIMAYAVHGFGRISVCLFSEMIASKVNPNKSTFASLLAACSVTGMVDEGWEYFEMMKREYGIDPGIEHYGYMMDLIGRTGNFNAAKRFIEEMSFVPTPRIWGSLLNASRNHMDINVAEFAAEHLFKMEHDNTGCYVLLLNMYAEAGRWEDVNRIKLLMESKGISRTSSRSTVETKSKTHVFTNGDRSDVETNKIYEVLDIVTRMIGEEKEKEDSYVYCISKLRPETLVKSRSNSPRRHSVRLATCFGLISTETGRTVMVRNSTRICRKCHEFLEKASKMTRREIVVGDSKIFHHFSNGRCSCGNYW; from the coding sequence ATGGCTGCGACTCTTCTATCTCGATGCAACCGTATCTACACTTACGAAGCGTGCAAGTGTGTTTCTTCCGAGAATCACCAGACAACGGGGAAGCAAAACGGGAATCGAAATCTCGAATTCGACTCGAGACTCTCGAAACCAACCCGGATGGTTCTTCGGAAACGATTCCAGCAGCTCAATGATCCTGCGCTCACTCGCGCTTTACGTGGGTTTGCTGATTCAGGTCTCATGGATGATGCACTCCAACTGTTCGATGGAATGAACAAAGCTGATGCTTTCGTTTGGAATGTGATGATTAGAGGTTACACTAGCTTTGGGTTTTACACTAAAGCGGTTCAATTCTATTGCAGAATGGTGTTTGCAGGAATCAAAGCTGATTCTTTTACTTATCCTTTCGTGATTAAGTCTGTTGCTGGGATTTTGTCGGCGGAAGATGGGAAGAAGATTCACGCGATGGTGATCAAGCTTGGGTTTGTTTCAGATGTTTACGTTTGTAATTCTCTTATATCAATGTACATGAAGCTTGGGTGTGCTTGGGATGCAGAGAAAGTGTTCAACGAAATGCCTGAGAGAGACATTGTTTCTTGGAATTCTCTGATTTCTGGATATCTTGCCCTTGATGATGGCGTTCGCTCGTTGATGCTGTTTAAAGAAATGCTGATATGTGGATTTAAACCGGATAGGTTCAGTATTATGAGCGCTTTAGGTGCTTGTTGTTCTTATGTGTATAGTCCAAAAATGGGGAAGGAGATACATTGCCATGCTCTTCGAAGTAGGATTGAAACCGGTGATGTTATGGTATTGACATCAGTTCTTGACATGTACAGTAAATACGGTGAAGTGAGTTGTGCAGAGAGGATATTTAACGGTATGAGTCAGAGGAACATCGTAGCTTGGAACGTTATGGTAGGGTGTTATGCTAGAAATGGACGAGTCATTgatgcttttctctgttttcagaAGATGTCAGAGCAAAATGGGTTGCAGCCAGATGTTATTACATTGATAAATCTGCTTCCTGCTTGTGGGATCTTGGAGGGTCGAACGATTCATGGGTATGCAATTAGGAGAGGCTTTCTTCCTCATTTAGTATTGGAAACTGCTCTGATTGACATGTATGGGGAATATGGGCAGTTAAAATCAGCTGAGGTTATATTTGATCGAATGGCTGAAAAGAATTTTGTCTCGTGGAACTCGATTATTGCTGCTTATGTGGAGAATGGGAAGAACTATTCAGCCTTGGAGCTATTCCAAGAGCTCTGGGATTCATCACTTGTACTTGATTCCACAACAATTGCTAGTATTCTACCAGCTTATGCAGAATGTTTATCTTTGAGTGAAGGTAGACAAATTCATGCTTATATTGTTAAGTCCAGATACGTGTCAAACACCATCATCCTGAATTCACTCATTCACATGTATGCCATGTGTGGTGACCTTGATGATGCAAGAAAATGTTTCAACCACGTCTTGGTAAAGGACGTTGTTTCATGGAATAGCATCATCATGGCTTATGCAGTACACGGTTTTGGGAGAATTTCGGTTTGCTTATTCTCAGAGATGATTGCTTCTAAAGTAAATCCAAACAAGAGCACTTTTGCTTCACTGCTAGCAGCATGTAGCGTTACTGGTATGGTTGATGAAGGATGGGAATATTTTGAGATGATGAAAAGAGAATACGGGATTGATCCTGGAATAGAGCATTATGGGTACATGATGGATCTCATTGGCCGTACAGGAAACTTCAACGCAGCCAAGAGATTCATCGAAGAAATGTCATTTGTGCCAACACCTCGGATTTGGGGGTCTTTGTTAAATGCAAGCAGAAACCACATGGACATAAACGTAGCTGAATTCGCTGCAGAACATTTATTTAAGATGGAACACGATAACACGGGATGTTATGTCTTGCTTTTGAACATGTATGCAGAAGCTGGAAGATGGGAAGATGTAAATAGGATTAAGCTTCTCATGGAGAGCAAAGGCATATCCAGAACATCAAGTCGCAGTACTGTTGAGACGAAGAGCAAAACTCATGTGTTCACAAACGGAGACAGATCTGACGTGGAGACAAACAAGATCTATGAAGTCTTAGATATTGTGACAAGGAtgattggagaagaaaaagaaaaagaagacagtTATGTTTACTGTATCTCGAAGTTGAGACCAGAGACTCTAGTTAAGAGCAGAAGCAATTCACCAAGAAGACATTCGGTAAGGCTCGCCACATGTTTTGGTTTGATCTCTACGGAAACAGGCAGAACAGTTATGGTGAGGAATAGCACGAGAATCTGCAGAAAATGTCATGAGTTCTTGGAAAAAGCGTCGAAAATGACGAGAAGAGAGATCGTTGTGGGAGATTCCAAGATTTTTCATCACTTCTCCAATGGTCGCTGCTCGTGTGGGAATTACTGGTGA